Proteins encoded in a region of the Vitis riparia cultivar Riparia Gloire de Montpellier isolate 1030 chromosome 7, EGFV_Vit.rip_1.0, whole genome shotgun sequence genome:
- the LOC117917549 gene encoding uncharacterized protein LOC117917549, which translates to MSSASGKSPGWAAFDLKQRQKQGLEPELDKEPYPPIPSSFAPLRPCRNSASNGRSGRSFSSLLVPSVNFPTLEENKDCKKPMQGGNSGSKEQTKVAEVSNLVIAFNKLKEHYSWADNSLIEDIMAAVDNDIDKASTLLGAMVSTGSFEENKETSIAELNSTSGNPYENCKLQADNGVFLGNDTVLSELSSTIGDLLIDNNKELTDECGSSGKNLSDDAADMKLILGHMNSIPIEPEWEEDDVYLSHRKDAIRFMRSASRHSRAAANAFRRGDHASAKQLSVEAKEEWVKAERFNSKAANEILDIRNSNNDLWKLDLHGLHAAEAVQALQEHLWKIETQMPFNRSVSPNRAKTKAGILRSPSLESFGCVDNEELDKQRTLSRQRPTSLQVITGRGNHSRGQAALPTSVRSFLNEHGYRFEEARPGVIAVRPKFRHR; encoded by the exons atgtCATCGGCAAGTGGTAAATCTCCTGGTTGGGCCGCTTTTGACCTCAAGCAGCGACAGAAGCAAGGGCTTGAACCTGAACTTGACAAAGAGCCTTACCCACCCATTCCAAGCAGTTTCGCCCCTTTACGTCCTTGCAGAAACTCTGCATCAAATGGTCGCTCAGGGAGGTCTTTCTCATCACTACTTGTACCTTCTGTGAATTTCCCAACTTTGGAAGAGAACAAGGATTGCAAAAAACCAATGCAAGGTGGCAATTCCGGGAGCAAAGAACAGACCAAGGTTGCTGAAGTAAGCAATCTTGTTATTGCCTTTAATAAGCTCAAAGAACACTACTCCTGGGCTGACAATAGCTTAATTGAGGATATCATGGCTGCTGTAGATAATGACATTGACAAGGCTTCAACTTTATTAGGAGCAATGGTTTCCACTGGGAGCTTTGAGGAGAACAAAGAAACCAGTATTGCGGAACTGAATTCTACTTCAGGGAATCCATATGAAAATTGCAAATTACAGGCAGATAATGGTGTTTTTTTAGGAAATGATACAGTTCTTTCAGAGCTGAGCTCTACCATTGGGGATCTTCTTATTGATAATAACAAAGAGTTGACAGATGAATGTGGTTCTAGTGGGAAAAATCTTTCTGATGATGCTGCAGATATGAAACTGATTTTGGGTCACATGAATTCTATACCCATTGAGCCTGAGTGGGAGGAGGATGATGTTTACTTGAGCCATCGGAAAGATGCAATTAGGTTCATGAG GTCAGCATCTCGGCATTCAAGGGCAGCCGCTAATGCTTTTCGAAGAGGAGATCATGCATCTGCAAAACAGTTGTCAGTGGAAGCTAAGGAGGAATGGGTCAAGGCTGAAAGATTCAATTCCAAGGCAGCTAATGAAATTCTGGATATCAGGAATAGCAACAATGATTTGTGGAAGTTAGACTTACATGGTCTTCATGCAGCAGAAGCTGTTCAAGCCTTGCAAGAACATTTGTGGAAGATCGAAACCCAGATGCCATTCAATCGTTCAGTATCCCCTAACAGAGCCAAGACAAAAGCAGGGATTTTACGTTCTCCGTCACTTGAGTCCTTTGGTTGTGTAGACAATGAGGAGTTGGATAAACAACGGACATTATCTAGGCAGAGACCAACATCACTACAAGTCATAACAG GTAGAGGTAATCATAGCCGAGGCCAGGCAGCACTCCCAACCTCTGTGAGAAGTTTCCTCAACGAGCACGG ATACCGTTTTGAAGAGGCGAGGCCAGGGGTAATTGCAGTTCGCCCGAAGTTCCGTCACAGGTGA